From the genome of Alicyclobacillus sp. SO9:
TTAACCCTTGTCGCTGTACATCTAATTGAGCTCTAGGCATAACAATCCCCTCCATCTGTTCTCACTACACCATATGGAGGGGAAAGGGTTCCGGAATAGGCTTTTGACTTGAATTGGGCAATTTGAATTTGATGGTGTCTTTAGTACATCCGGCGCACTGCAGTCATGTGTTTCGCCCAGTAACTGTTTGCACCCAGACCCAAGTAACCGCACTTACCAAGGCCTCCGCCTTCCTGAATCATGCGGTTGTTGCCAGCATAAATACCGACGTGTTTGCCTTTCTCAAAAATCAGCAAATCGCCTGGTTTCATGGCTGATTGCGGCACCGTCTTCCCAACATACCGATACTGCCCGCGGCTTGACGTTGTGAACTTGTATCCAAGCGCATGGTGATACACGTATTCCGTGTAGTTGCTGCAGTCAAATCCGTATTGGCCCCGGTCTTCATTGTGACCCCAGATGTATTTTGTCCCCAGTTTGCTTTGCGCCACAGACAGCACAGCATTTGTTTTCGCTTGGATGCTCGCATTCCGTCCAGCTTTCGGAGTAATCGACGGGTCCCACTGAACGCCCGGAGGCGGCAGTTGAATTCTAGCCGATCCCGTTGTCTGAGGCGGCGTCGCCGGAACAGGCTGCTGTATGCTCTTAGGGACTGAAACCGTCTTGGATGTCCCTGTTGTCCCCGTTTGTGTTCCTTGGCCCGTACCTGAAGTAACCACATGCGTGTACTTAGAGTCGGTCGTGATATAGACATTGCGTCCATGCCAGCGTATCTCATACCACCATTTGTTGACCTTCTTAATCAGCGGTGCCTTGTCTCCCAATTGAAGCCGTCCCAACACAGGACTGTTCAGTTTTGCCTGTGAGTGATAGCTCACCCAACCATGGTTTGCCTCGACGTACTGCTGTGTCGAATTTGTAGCCGCTGTAGCTGCTGTACCTCCAGTTGCCGCGCTCCCCTTGGTTCCACCAATGGTAGCCACATGTGTGTACTTGGAGTCAGTCGTAATGTACACATTGCGGTTGTGCCACCGAATTTCATACCACCATTTATCAGCCTTTTGCACCAATGGAGCCTTGTCACCCAGATGCAGTTTGCCAAGAACGGGACTGTTTAAACGTGGAGCAGAGTGGTAGCTGACCCAGCCGTGGTTCGTCTCCACATACTGATTGCTGCCCGTTTGGCTGCCTGTTGCGGCGGCTGCCACTCCTGCAGTTCCGACAGCTCCTGCAGTTCCGGCAACTCCTGCAGTTCCGACAGCTCCTGCAAAAACTCCGACGGACGCCTTTGCCTCGCTAGCGAGGGCCCCTACGGAACCGCCTTTGCCTCCGCCAGCAAAGGTTATGTGTACAAACCGCACTGTCTCCGTGGGATACATTGCTGTGGCGAAGTTGGAAATGGCTGCGTCACTGTTCGTGTCAATCAGGTCTTCTACTGTGCCTGTCCCGGTTTTGGAATTTTCATTTCTCCCAGATATATCCTTAACCCTGCGCACAGTGATGTACACCGTCTGTGTACTTGGGTTGTAGCTGTGGGAAACAATGCGCTGAACATGTGTGGCCGCAGCACTTTGCGACTGCGTGGTATTGTGGACATAGGTAGCTGTTTGACCGCACCCAGCCAGTGTCATAGTACCCGCCAGGACAACGGCAACCACGACACCACTTTTACGCATTGTACGCAGAACAGGCCGCCGTGCATTGATTCCGGACAGTGTCTGCGAACCCTTGGAGCCATCGCCTGATAAAGGGCGGTTGATCTCTTTACATACTTGATGGTTTCGCGCCAATTCGGCTCCCTCCTTGTTGTTTATGAGGGTCTCCAACCTGGCAGCGAATATGTATAGGGAGTTGGCCTTGTTGACCAACTCCCCAGTGTTTCATCTGTCTCTTAGCAGCAACTATTTACGCCGCTTGTTTTTGGCTTCCCGGCGAACGTACTGAGCATAAGCGAGAGGTGTTCCTACCACAATGACTGCAGCAGTGAGCAGGACAGCTCCGATGAGCCCCATAACCACCCATCCTTTTGTAAATGCTCCGTACAAAAGCCTCATCCCAATGATTCCAACCACACTGACAAGTGCTGCGAACCAGAGCGGTGGAATCCCCCGGTTCCGGTTCATATTTTCGTCCCCTTGCCAGCACTGTTATTCGGATCCGAGTGACCATTACGGCGACGTAAGTCACGGTAGTAGTCCCGCCAAATCAGACGGTAGATTTTCAGTCCTCGCGGTATGGAACGCAGCCCCGGAATAAACGGAATGAGCATCAAAATTAGTGTTACAAGGAACGTAGCAAGAACAACCCACAAGTCGGCGGAATCTGATGAAGAAAAGGGAGGAACTTGGTACAAAAGTGTGTAGTACCAGAGCCACACTGCACCCGGGTAGTTCCCTGTTTCTTTAATGACGCCCCATTCATCACCGGTCATGTTCAATTTGTCAGCGTAATTCGCATCGGGAACATCCTGCAACAACAGCAAGGAGTCCATTCGGTTAATCAACGGCATGGGACCGCTCTCGCCGTCGATTGCCGCTTCCAGTAGCCCACTGTTCCCAAGGCCAAGGTAAGCGTCCATCAGTTTCGGTACCGGCCCATACCCCGCCGATGCCGCTGGCAACACCAACTTATTACTGTTCACGCTCCCGTGCTTCAAACCAGATTGAACATGCTTTACCCAGGCAGCCTGCTGGCTGGGTGTTGCGCTGTTCCACTGTGCCAGACTAGCCTTGAGGGCCGGATCAACATTGGTGATTTTCTCAAGCGGTTGAATTACATTCGTCTGCTCAGAATTCACCGGCAGCGTCACTCCAACCCAGCGTTGAGGTGAGAGGAAACCAAGCTTTTGGGCAGCCCCTTTAGTGTGGCTGTAAGGCGGCCCATAGGTACTGATAGCGTCAGTCTTCGTCAGGTCCTGCAACGCAGTCTGAACCAACAGCTTCGGATTCTGCTTCACTACCTGCTTGGCAGACAAGGCCGGTACATCCGGCGTAGAAAATACAGCAGCCAGCACCAACACCAAGGCGCCGATGATGCCGAGGGCGATGAACATTTCTTTGACGAGATCGTACGACTGTTGCGGAAAGCGATGATTTCTGTTGTATCCCCGCACATTTGCTGCAAGGCTGTGGGCCGAACTGCCTTGACCCGAGGTGCCTTGACCCGAGGTGCCTTGATTAGAAGTCGCCACCTTTACTCACCCCCTCTCTGCGAAACACTTGCATCAGGGTTCGCTGATGACTGGTTTACGCTTGCTTCGTCGTGCAGAGCGGGATCGTGCTCATCTTCAAAAGGCTCAACCACTCCATGTTTCCGTACGAGGAAGAGGTGCCCCATAAGTAAAACCACAAGCACCATCGGAATCACAAAGATGTGCAGACTGTACATCTGGCCAAAGTTAAGCAGGTTAAAAAATCCGCCAAGACCAGTCGAGTTAATGGCGTCCTTCCCTTGCAGACCAATCCACTGTGAGTCAAAGTTGTTCTGTGAAAGGTATCCCGTCAGCCCGGCCACGATAGAGACGAGAAACAGAACCCATCCGCCTATCCAGGTCCAATGCCTTCCCCCGCGCCAAGAGGCCATCAAAAACTGGGCCCACAGATGCAGCACCATAAAGAAAAAGAAGGCCTGTACAGACCAAAAATGCATACTGTTAAAGAAGTGTCCAACGGACGAAACATGCCACCAATCCGGTCCAAATATGGCCAGCACGGTGCCCGTTATAATGAGCCACAAAAAGGATGCCAAGGTTAAAATCCCAAACAAGTATACGTACGAGTGAACGTAGGTTGGAAGGGTATCAGGCAGGAGATTTTCCATAGGAATGGTCCGGATGAGCCAATCCCGCATCCCGCGAGTCCAGTTCTTGCTCTGTTTGTCGGAACTCATGAAAGACCACCTCCGTTGGGCTTATCATCGCTGGATACGGAGGCCCTATCGCCATGACCCGGCTGTTCATCCGACACCTCTGTTATTTGCTCCTTATGCCCAGGAAACGGGAGAAGTATAGCGAGGGCAAAGACCACAATCATAAGGCCAACAACAATCATGTCTGCGACAGACAGGTTAAGGAAGTGATACTGCCATGCAGGACCTGCATGGATTGGAGGTACAAGCTGATGTTTCAAATGAAGACTCCTCTCTGAATGTAGTTACGAGCAAGGCTGCCCTGTTGCCGGTCATCCGTGCAGCATTGGCCCCCTTCTGCATACGTTCTGCGTAGAGCACAATGCACACTTGCAGTACACATTGATCCCTTGTTCGGAAGATGTAGGTCGCGGCTATTTTCTGCAGATTTTGAGAAATAAGCAGGTAGCTGAAAGGACTAAAGAAAATTCACACCATAGCCCGGACTACCCAAGACGACTCTGTTTGAGCTGTGACAAACCGAGACGTAGCGACACAAACTCAGAGACGTCCGGAACAAGGAACAAGGAACAAGGGGCAAAAGAAGGGACACAAATAGACTGTACCCCAACGAATATTCGGACTTATCCGATACCAGATGTCCGCTACTCGGTGGTACAAGCTTGCCTCCTTCCAGACTCGCTTACGTTGAAACCGGCTTTCGTCCGCAGGTGGGAAAAAGGTGCTTAATGTGGTACCACAAGGATCTGTTTACATTTATGATAATAATAAGTTGCACGAAATATTTCAAGAGTCCCTTTTTTGTCACATTTGTATTTTTACCATGTGTGTGACTTTATGGATGTGACTGGAGAGGGCTGGAGGGCTCAAAGGCTCAAAGGCTCAAAGGCTGAAAGGCTGAAATAGGGGGGGCGCGGGCAAACGGGGCACGGGGGCGAAATAAGGATCCCAGACGAGCTTATTTCTGCAGGGCACGATGCGCGGCATTAAATAAGCTCCCGAAATGAGCTTATTTGCGTCAAAATGGCTCTTTCGCAGCCAAATTGGGAGATTAAGCACTTGGGAAGGGCTTATTCACGTCGATTTGAGGCCATAGTTGCAAATAAGCGCTTCAGGGATCTCTATTCGCAGGCCTGCCTGCCCAAAACCCCCAGCCCGCATCCTCCGGGTCCTTCGACTTCGTTTTAGGTAGTGGATAAACGGGTCACCCCGTTTATCTTCCTTCTATGGTTCTTCATTTGTCTACTCGAAGACCGCGACCTAACCGCCTCGAATGGTGCCGGTTTAAGGGGATTCGGGGCGCGGGCACACGGGGCACGGGGGGCGAAATAAGGATCCCAGACGAGCTTATTTCCACAGGGCACGAGGCACGGCATTAAATAAGCTCCCGAAATGAGCTTATTTGAGTCAAAACGGCTCTTTTGCAGCCAAATTTGCAGATTAAGCACTTGGGAAGCGCTTATTTGCGTTGATTTGAGGCCATAGTTGCAAATAAGCGCTTCAGGGATCTCTATTCGCAAGCCTGCCTGCCGAAACCCCCAGCCTGCATCCTCCGGGTCCTTCGACTTCGTTTTAGGTAGTGGATAAACGGGTCACCCCGTTTATCTTCCTTCTATGGTTCTTCATTTTGTCTTACTCGGAGACCGCGACCTAACGGCCTCGAACGGTGCCGGTTTAAGGGGATTCGGGTGCGCGGCACAGCGGGGCACCGGGGCGAAATAAGGATCCCAGACGAGCTTATTTCCACAGGGCACGAGGCGCGGCATTAAATAAGCTCCCGAAATGAGCTTATTTGCACCAAAACAGCCTGTTTGCAGCGAAATTTGGAGATTAAGCACTTGGGAAGCGCTTATTTGCGTTGATTTGAGGCCATACTCGCAAATAAGCGCTTCAGGGATCTCTATTCGCAAGCCTGCCTGCCCAAACCCCGGGCCCGCATCCTCCGGGCCCTTCAACTTCGGTTTAGGTAGTGGATAAACGGGTCACCCCGTTTATCTTCCTTCTATGGTTCTTCATTTGTCTTACTCGGAGACCGCGACCTAACCGCCTCGAACGGTGCCGATTTAAAGGGATTCGGGTGCGCAAATAGGGGCTGGCCGCGGCGGGGTAAGGCACACGGCGCACGGGGGGCGAAATAAGGATCCCAGACGAGCTTATTTCTGCAGGGCACGATGCGCGGCATTGAATAAGCTCCCGAAATGAGCTTATTTGCGTCAAAACGGCTCTTTTGCAGCCAAATTGGGAGATTAAGCACTTGGGAAGCGCTTATTTGCGTTGATTTGAGGCCATAGTCGCAAATAAGCGCTTCAGGGATCTCTATTCGCAGGCCTGCCTGCCCAAACCCCCGGCCTGCATCCTCCGGGTCCTTCGACTTCGTTTTAGGTAGTGGATAAACGGGTCACCCCGTTTAGCTTCCTTCTATGGTTCTTCATTTGTCTTACTCGGAGACCGCGACCTAACGGCCTCGAACGGTGCCGATTTAAAGGGATTCGGGTGCGCAAATAGGGGCTGGCCGCGGCGGGGTAAGGCACACGGCACACGGGGACGAAATAAGGATCCCAGACGAGCTTATTTCTGCAGGGCACGAGGCACGGCATTAAATAAGCTCCCGAAATGAGCTTATTTGCGTCAAAACGGCTCTTTTGCAGCCAAATTTGCACATTAAGCACTTGGGAAGCGCTTATTCACGTTGATTTGAGGCCATAGTCGCAAATAAGCGCTTCAGGGATCTCTATTCGCAGGCTGGCCTGCCAGCCGCATTCGCCGGTCCTCATCCACCCCAGCCTGCAGCCACCCCAACCGCATCCCCGCGGCCTGCCAGCCGCATCCCCGCGCCCACCCTGGCCCGCATCCGCTCAAGTCAGCCTAACGCGAAGACGATGCTTCCTTCGCACACCACTTCATCGTTCACTTTTGCAATGCCGTGACCGCGGCCCATGGTTCCGCGCAACCTGTCGATGGTTACTTCCATATCAAGCTTGTCCCCTGGGCGGACCTGCCCGCGAAAACGAATGCTGTCAAGACCGGCCAACATTGGCATCTTGTTCTTCATCTTGGGCAGGGTGAGTACGGCAATGCCGCCCAGTTGTGCCATTGCTTCCGTTATGAGGACTCCGGGCATCAAATTGTATTCTGGAAAGTGACCGGTGAAATGGGGTTCATTGGCTGTCACAAGTTTGTAGCCGGCGGCGTGTTTGCCTGGGGTCAGATCGGTGACGCGATCGACCAGGAAAAACGGGTACCGGTGGGGCAAGATCTTCCGGAGGTCTTCAGCGTAAAGGGGCAACTGAATTTGTGGTTCGGGCGTGGGTTCCACTGCCTGCTCGGCGCCCTGATATGTACTTTCTGCTGTGTCTTCGGACGTGAATTTACCTTCAGACATAAAAAAACTCCTTTGCATAGGCAATTCGCTTAGCAAATGATACCGACATAACTCTAAGCGTTCCGTCGCACAATACGACTACTCCTCGCGCGCCGGCGGTAAGACGGGGTTAGGATAGGTGTTGGGCTGTCTGGCAGAATCTTTCACCACCCGGCGAGAGCGGTTCGGGTTTCCTGTCACCAGGTGAAAGTCATCGCAGGCAGCTACAACACCGATTGGTTCAAACAGTAAAAATGCAGTCACAGTGCTCTACAAAACTCTTCTCCGCACATCAATAATTTGCATGTTCGTCAAGTACACAAACATTGCGAAGTAGGAGAAGATAAGGGTGATAATCAGCAGCCAGACAGCAACGGTGGCACTAGGCCACGCCAAAATGACTGCACATATGCTCATATAGTATAAGACCGTTGTAATTTTTCCCCAACGATTCGCTTTAGGTACCGCCCTCTTGCCTTGAAAATAGAAAAATGTGGCCCCTACAATCATGGACGCATCCCGCAGCAAAAGCAATCCGGCGATAATCCAAGAGACACGGTTGGACTGAATCAATGAAAATAGCACGGCTACCATCATGAGTTTGTCCACGAGCGGATCAAAGAGTTGTCCCGTTTGTGTGACAGTACCCGTGCGCCGCGCAATGTATCCATCCAAAATATCTGTTAGGCCTGCAAGCAACAGGATAAGCAGTGCGCCTACCTTGTGCTCGCTGGACACACCGTAGAATGCCCACAAGTAAAGCGGAATTAGTATAAAGCGAAACAGGGTTAGCGTATTTGGAAGATTCACTCTCCCCAGCCCCCTCACTCTGCCATGGAGATTATACCGCCTAGTCGAGAATAGGCGCAACCTCTTGTACCTTTCGCGATCCGGCCGGACCATCCGGCACACCCAGGCTACGAGTGGTATAAGTATATCATGCGCGACCCCTTGCTCGCCGTCAACCACAGCTGGTAAAATCATCCGAAATACTACAACATTACCGAATTGTGGCTGCTA
Proteins encoded in this window:
- a CDS encoding C40 family peptidase — translated: MARNHQVCKEINRPLSGDGSKGSQTLSGINARRPVLRTMRKSGVVVAVVLAGTMTLAGCGQTATYVHNTTQSQSAAATHVQRIVSHSYNPSTQTVYITVRRVKDISGRNENSKTGTGTVEDLIDTNSDAAISNFATAMYPTETVRFVHITFAGGGKGGSVGALASEAKASVGVFAGAVGTAGVAGTAGAVGTAGVAAAATGSQTGSNQYVETNHGWVSYHSAPRLNSPVLGKLHLGDKAPLVQKADKWWYEIRWHNRNVYITTDSKYTHVATIGGTKGSAATGGTAATAATNSTQQYVEANHGWVSYHSQAKLNSPVLGRLQLGDKAPLIKKVNKWWYEIRWHGRNVYITTDSKYTHVVTSGTGQGTQTGTTGTSKTVSVPKSIQQPVPATPPQTTGSARIQLPPPGVQWDPSITPKAGRNASIQAKTNAVLSVAQSKLGTKYIWGHNEDRGQYGFDCSNYTEYVYHHALGYKFTTSSRGQYRYVGKTVPQSAMKPGDLLIFEKGKHVGIYAGNNRMIQEGGGLGKCGYLGLGANSYWAKHMTAVRRMY
- a CDS encoding cytochrome b N-terminal domain-containing protein; the encoded protein is MSSDKQSKNWTRGMRDWLIRTIPMENLLPDTLPTYVHSYVYLFGILTLASFLWLIITGTVLAIFGPDWWHVSSVGHFFNSMHFWSVQAFFFFMVLHLWAQFLMASWRGGRHWTWIGGWVLFLVSIVAGLTGYLSQNNFDSQWIGLQGKDAINSTGLGGFFNLLNFGQMYSLHIFVIPMVLVVLLMGHLFLVRKHGVVEPFEDEHDPALHDEASVNQSSANPDASVSQRGGE
- the fabZ gene encoding 3-hydroxyacyl-ACP dehydratase FabZ; the encoded protein is MSEGKFTSEDTAESTYQGAEQAVEPTPEPQIQLPLYAEDLRKILPHRYPFFLVDRVTDLTPGKHAAGYKLVTANEPHFTGHFPEYNLMPGVLITEAMAQLGGIAVLTLPKMKNKMPMLAGLDSIRFRGQVRPGDKLDMEVTIDRLRGTMGRGHGIAKVNDEVVCEGSIVFALG
- a CDS encoding CDP-alcohol phosphatidyltransferase family protein, with the protein product MNLPNTLTLFRFILIPLYLWAFYGVSSEHKVGALLILLLAGLTDILDGYIARRTGTVTQTGQLFDPLVDKLMMVAVLFSLIQSNRVSWIIAGLLLLRDASMIVGATFFYFQGKRAVPKANRWGKITTVLYYMSICAVILAWPSATVAVWLLIITLIFSYFAMFVYLTNMQIIDVRRRVL